Sequence from the Fundulus heteroclitus isolate FHET01 chromosome 7, MU-UCD_Fhet_4.1, whole genome shotgun sequence genome:
gagcttgatCAATATTTGAAATTGGTTGGTGTGATTGCATCAATATGGAACAAGGACAGATGGAGATCATGGCGGAATCAAAACGTCCATGTTCTGGACGTTTTGATTCCCAGGACCCCAGAAAGAGACTAATTACTGAAAGCTTTAAATTTACAAGGAGAGCTGAGCCTGAAGAACCAGATTTTCGACCAGCAGAGAACGCCACAGAAAGCCGAACAAGATGGTCTCCATgaacagataaaataaaactaaaaacaattcCTCCACAAATGTACAAGGTTAGCTGCTACTTAATTTACTGCCGTGGTAGTGGCAACACCATCCAGCATGCATTTAATGGAGatcaaaggaaaacaaaatacatttaaaatcccTGAAAACGCATAGAGAGTGAAAGGAAGCCGCGGCTACCTCGTTGATCTCCGGCTTTCTTAAAGGGCCAGCACAGCGATGTTGTAGCATCGGCTTCAACCCAAAGGTCTCTCTGCTTGTagctcaaaacatttttatcatcattattttttaaattttctacaATCAGTGGTTAGATTGGTAGATCACAGGAATTGACAGCTCCGCAATCCTGTCgccggggggaaaaaaataatacaaatggAGTAAACTTCCGGGTTaagttcttcttctggtgttttaGGGTAGTTGACAGGCCAACTGTGAAGGCaaattaccgccaccaactggactggagtgtggaCAAGAAACTAACAAAGAAAAACCTGGATTCTttctaatagattttttttatgacacaaattgagcttttattttcattatattgACTCAAACCAATTTTCAGTTGTGAAGTTAacattaagtttattttgggcTTCTTTGACCTGTCTCTTCTCTGATTATATCTAGTTCTTGGTAAGGCCACGTTTTGCACCATAATTTGTCCACTTGACGTCTTTATAGCATTCCCTGATATGTCTATTGCCTtggaaatcattttataagCTTCTCTTGAATGATAACTGACTCACGCTTCTTGTTGAGGGAACCCAATAATGTGGGACTCCTCAAATTATTTGATTAGCAAGTGTTATAATATGTATCTTAAAAAGGGATCCTCAAAAATGTTACGtacaaaaaaacactcaaaattgagtagttttttttaggagactgaaaagaagaaaacagaaactttaaGTCACCTAAAAAGAAAGTTAGTGGAGACAACCCCTAGATCAGCAAGATCTTTCCTTTATTCCTCTCCTGGGTGACACCCGTTATTCAGATGACTTCACAGAATAGACATTTTTCCACACGCATACATTGCAAACTAAGCACAGACTCCATCATCAAAGCACAAATGTAAGCAGATGCACACAGCGTTCAGGTAACAATTTCAGGTGCCCTGGGAAACAACTTCCTACACTTTGGCGAATTTTGTTGTAAGACATGCAAAAATCGAACCTCATGAAAATGCTACTTCAGCAGCTACACTttatttggatgttttaagAAGCACTTAAAACTATTCTGTACATTATCATGAAGGCCGTGCACATTCACTCCAAATACACCCCAAAAGAAGTTATAGGCCACTTTAATTAATGCTGGGCGCGGTTCTAAATCACCATTTAACAGGGGTGTATAGACactttctttcaataaactgtgtAAAATTTTATTAGCTAAACAAACGTTATCAACTTcagtaaatgtttttccttACCGGATCAATTTATTCCATGATTTTACATTCATTTAGTTCAGCAGACACTTATTGTTGTACAACATATTTCTTTTACAGTGCCATTTATAATGAAGCACAGCAATGTTCTTGAATAAGGCACAGCAGCAGGATCCCCATCTATCAATACAGCCCTTTGCAAATGTAATCAATTTGCATAAGTATCTACGGTGGCACAgaatgcatttatcattttgtaaacattttttgcCGTTGTGGcatataaaatttaaaaagtttttataaTAACACAATGAGCCAAAGACAGAGGGAATCACATCCTGGAAATAACCTTGCATAGGAAAATATAGACTAAGGCTTTGGTAATGATATGCTTGTTTCTTTGTGATCATTTAAATATAATGCGCTCTaagtcaaacattttttatacaATAATATTTCTAGATAACAGCAAAGAGTGCACTGTCCTCgtactgaaacaaaaaaggagCTCTTTATATACACAAACGTGCGCTCAAATAAAATAAGACACTTTAAATGAGAAACAGGAGACAGGAAGTCTAAATCAATAACAGATCTCAATCAATAACAGAGCACAAAAAGtatgttaaaataatgaaattggTAGAGTTTGACAGCAGGAATCCATTTGTCCCATATGAGGAGCTAACTCAATGGATTTGCATTAAATAACGGATAAACCTAATTCAAAACTCAGAAACTGATGTAGAATTGTAAACTCAgtggaaaacaaaaacccatCATCTCCGGGGATTTCATttgtcagaaacaaaaaacaaaaacaacagaacaatcACTTGAAGATCGGAGGAGATTCTTCAGGGACTGGGAAGACCATCCTCTTTCGTAGCGAGAAGGACGGTAGTGGCATTTGCTTTTTCAACTTTGTGTCATCGGTTCTCTTGCTAACATCATCGTTGACTTTAGTGAGGATGGAGAGAAGGTCCATGCGCCTGGCAAAAAAATGGGATTCTAAAGTTAGCTTTAAAAGGCAAAAGTGCTTataataaagaacattttgagCCAGAGCTATTAAAGTATATCACTGGTGATGATAATTCAGTTCAACAAACTAAACGTTTATTATACAGTCATTACCCACACAGTGATGTTTTACAAGTGCTTAGATCTGTTGAACTTGATGAGTCTCACTTTAAGGAAATTAAAATcccaaattcagtttctcagaaatgtTGATTACTTAAGACAAATAAACAAGGattttaaacacagaaatgttACAATTTGGTTTGCAGAGTGCTGTACCGAAGCATAATAacggaaagttaagtggaaggaaaaagtttaGTACAAAGAGGGGGACAAGAGAGAGGGATAACTGCGGTGTTGATGGGATTCTGAAGCAAAGGAGATTCAAGTGTTTGGAAAAGGTCAGCAAGGTGCGAAGtcatttaaagctatagttgttaatcctgttcagaaacacttttcgttatactgggtgaaatggtccttccatcctgacagtagttaatacattatgtattcagaaaaaggatataaaaaaaaaaagaatattgaaataaaaacatctgaCGACCTCAAAGTACTTTAGACTggacagtcattcacccattgatgcacacattcacaccctgatggtggtgagctatgttagtagccacagctgccctgcagcagactgacagaagcaaggctgcaaATTACCACATGCTggtgctaaatctcactgcagaaaatggaAATAATGTAATGGCAATAAAACTGGAACTGTAAAAGATGTGCccatctctcagttcttccttagcagcaaccctactctgaaataaaaatatgctgTACAGCtatacagctctttaaaaaaaatctaagacttttgtctttttcatgtaaattGGCTAGATCAGTTTTATATAAActaagtaatttaaaataaattattgctgtaacttAGTAAGTCATGTagcttgttataatctcaggttttggaaaggcgtaatgtagcctcagtgtgcacgTGCAATTTACATGTtcataagaagaagaaagaaagaaagaagactagaatggatttgggagatttttttcacgcgGTCCTCCGAAGAGCTGTAATTCTATTCTGATTGCCCGTTAGCCATAACcatcaaaacagaaataagcACTTCAAATTACCCACAATGTAACCACGATTCAACCTTTCTGAATCAAATCActgaaataatttaacttttttactgCCAGTCACAGTTTTTTGACATACACCAGTTTCTCTTTTACTCATTCACCAGCATCAGATCTCCGATAATGTTCATTACTAACCTTGGCACAAACTTGGCAAGGTTTTGGCACAACGACTGGATATACCAGGTGCCGTTGCTCCTCTCTCTGTAGGAGACATAATCAGGGAGCGTGGCCATTCCCACCACGAAGTCTGCTGCACATGGGATGCTCTCTCTATAAACTTTGGCGTCACAACAAACGTTGCTGGTTTTGTCCCCCGGTCCGTCTGTTTGGATTGGTCTCTGCTCATTTTTGCCTTGGCAGGCCTGGATGAAAAAGAGCTTGGGTTTTTTGACTAAAGAGAGACACGTCTGTCCAGTGAAGGGGCGCATCAGCTCCTTGATCAACACAGTATTGCCGTCTACGCCATACACCCCGCCCTCCATGCCATGGCTGAGAACACAGCACACCAGGCAGTCATTCTGGCTGTGGTCCATTTTAGCGACGTGCTCAAACAGAGCCTGGATTTTGCTCGCCTCATAGTCTCGGTAAGTCTTCACATCGAAGCCCAGCCATTTAAACACTTTTTCCAGAGcctctgaaagggatgttccaAACAGGGTGagagtttggaaaaaaaacaaacaaacaagtgaTTCCATCAGAAATGAATCAAATACTGACTTACTTTCATCAATCATGGTTCCCACTCTTTCTTTAAGGGGAATTCTGGATTCACTGAAGTCATTGTTGTTCACTATAACACAGATACCCCTTTTTGCTCTAGTCATTGGGTATTCATCCAGATCCTATGGAGATAAAACCATGAACAGGATTAAGATTTCTCaccttttagtttttaaacacataacGTTTTACCCTTTAAaaagtaagaaagaaagaaattaagatGTTTATATAGTCATTTGATATCATCTCGTACTTTTACAGATGTCTCCAGAACTTCTGAGGTAGATCTTTCcatcaaaaaatgtaaaatacatcATTTTATTATCAGTTTATAGTGGGGTGTTTTTTATACAGTGAATGTTGAACCTAAAACCTCTACAGACAAGAGgcaaaaaaggaaggaaggaaatgcaAATATCTTTCCAAACCCGGTTCCAACCTGAACTGATTTGTGCCACATCAATATGTGGGTTGCTAATTTGGAAAcgtatcaaatatttttttaaagcatccaCAGTCTTaacggtcatgtcgcattttatccatcttttacGTTAATCTCCTGACTCTCACTACACATATACACAGAATTCTTTACAGCAGTAGGAGTCATGGCTCCACAAAAGCTACTGTAGCATTTGTATGAATGACGACGCAAAATAAAAATCGGATTCCaagaaaaattttttttttttcggaaaTCGGAttccaagaaaacaaaaatctgaattaatcatcaagacctgcagtgtgaaggtATCCTTAGGTTGCACAGGAACCCTGTATATTTGACTGTGTACTTTAGAaagcaaagaaagaagaaatgcaCATACCTCAACATTATTCTGAGACTCAGAGGGCTGGATTTCCAGAGGTGATAGAGACTCCAAAGAAGCCTTTTTCTCTTCTATGAAAAACGTGTGGAGCAGACATAAATCTCACTAAAAACAATGTTAAGAAAACCCAGCCATCCAATCCATGACATTAAGAAGTCATTGCTGAGGAGGTCTGAGTGATTTGTTTCCGTACCAATACCCTGTTGAGGTGTTACGGCCGTAGGTATGTTTCCAGCTGAACTAACATCTAAAAAAGATAAGAGTTCAGAAAAAGTGGTTTTAATAAATAGCTTGATTACACAGCTTTGATAGAACAATAcaggaaaaactaaatatatgaACAAACAGATACCGTAGGTGATGTTGCAGGAATTCATGGAAGCCTGCAAGATACAAAATCACAATGAAAAACGTGGATTTATATTCTTATTCATTCACTGTCCAACAACTGATTGGATTTCTGATAGATATCTTACCACAGGAGGTTGTGGAGCTTAGGGAAACAGAAAAGAGATTCATAAGCACAACAAAAAGGTCAGAGGTTTCATTTACATGTGCAGAGTGTAAATAAGAGTCtttgagagaattgttgcatcCAATTAAGCAGCTATCCCAAATTCTGTTtgtaaaacagagacatttcgGAAGATTAATGAGATTAGTTACCCGGATATTTGAACGAGCCAGTCCTGTTGAAAGGCGTTGGGATCTGATAAATGGTAAAATGTAAATACAGTTAAGTGTCAAAAGTATGGAGTCAAGTACAAGAACAATGACGTTTAACCTAACGAAAAAGGCACACCTGGTTTGATTCTGAGGGCAAAGACGACGACCTTGGGCGATGATGCATTTCTGAAAGAAAgcatccaaaaaacaaaactgaagtggAAGCTGGAATAGATAATTGAGGGTGCaaagatacatatatataaataaagcacaCAGGCGAGACAGGTTGTGCAATAGATCAGCTGGTTCCACAGTGCCATCTGGTAAAAATCTCTTTTGGCTCATTGCAttcatataataaaatattcttaaagacCGACATGAAGCAGCTGGTGGTGCCCTTCTGTAAGAGCGGTCAACAGTCCCTTCTTacagcatgcacacacataatGAAGTGTGCCTGAAGGTGGAGGCTGGACAACGGACCAGCAAGCCAGGCAGTACGCTCTGTGCGAGTGCAAAAGCTCTTCTTTTTGTTGGATCCACTCACGCACATGATGTGATGTGCTTTCGACGTAGAGGGTAGGGAAATAGCATCTGGCCAGGCGGTGTGCTCACGTAAAAGTAAACTTTGTTACATCTTTTATGAATCACAATAACATACATGTCTTTTATTTGTACAGGTAAAAATGACTTAAGACTCGAATCTCTTCTTCAAGAGAGACCTGGGCACACAGGCAACAACACCCACAAGTAAACACAACGTATCGGTTCGAGGGGGAGGGCTGGCCAGGCGGTGTACTCCGGTACatatactttatttttgatAGCGTACAGTAGATTAAATAAAGCGACTTCACCACTGCTGCCTCCTACTCATGTTCAACATCTGTATGACATGGGTTATCTACAGCTCCAGGTACACATGGCTCTGCTTTTAATAGTGACTCTGTAATCTGTGTAAAAATAGCTCTACTGCTAGGATTTGTTAGAGGTTTAAcaattaaagcagcactgtgtaacttttagcTACTAAGGGGaactagacctgtaactttcaGGTTTAGTGCCCCTGAAGCCAACATGCAACACTGCACAGTGGGAAAATTAAACAGcctccctctgtgttttggaatctgatagcagacctcTTTGGACCAGGAGATTGAGAAATTggagttacttgtaaaagaCAAGGCCTAGTTCAGCTATtttagattaaatcctacagaaaaccaaaaatatgtctgatcaggtatGTGTTgtatctgtttgttttgttgttacagaCAACTGAGATCAGACTGCCATAACCTAGAATGGGTTGCCTGACCTAGAGCGCCGCTCTAAGTCACACAACCCATTCAGTGACAAGAGCTCTCAAGTTAAATAGGAGTGTTTTTGAGAAAGGCATTGAGCATCGATACGCGCcgagtgctgtatattgacctgaaaaatctcAAATAAGCCAATACATTAACCCTCTTTCCATGGGAGAAGGTGTTTTGCATTTCCAGGTCATAACACTGGAtgaaaaaggcttttaaaacataatttaactCCTGACACACTGAAATTTCACAACgttatttacttttgtttttgtgttttttggtgaaaaaaaaataatatttggcGATAATTTAGTGAGATAGAAATTTTTAGGTCATCCTTAATAAAAGAAatcttagtttctgttttttgcagtCCTTAAACTTAAAGTAATGATATATTTAATGTTTCCAGCAATAAATATAGACCAATCTCTTTTGGTTTACAAGTGTGATTATAGATGGCTTACCCGCTTTATAGCGCCGAATCTTTTCATTCAACACACGACACACTGAGTTGAATATGCCTTCAAGGCAATCAAGATTATTCTCATTTATAAAGTCCATGCGCTCCATCTCCAGGAAGACTCCCAGCGcattctgaaaatgtaaaaaagtttatAGCAAAATCACACAGCAGCCTGAGCAGGTTTCAAGCCCTGGTCTTGAAACATTCATACAGATAAATATTCCAAAAAGCCTTTTTACTAACACTTTTAATTACACATAAACGAGAAAAGTGGCGAATATGAGGATAAAAACAGCATGAACAAAGAATGAATCACTCAACTTTTTCCTCAAGCTTTCTTCGTGGGATGTCTTTTAGCAGGAACTTCATCTGTTTGAGTTCATCTACAGTAATATTCTCTGACAGCTCATACAGCAGCttcctaaaatgaaaaaaaaataaataaataaataagagattATAGAACACGTCAACATTTCTTGATAATAAACATTCCCGATTAAAATTTTaagacagagaaagaaattCTAAGCATTTGCCTTTccagtagtagtaataataataataataataataataataataataatagaactttattgatctcacaatggagaaattcacttctgcatcttaacccatccccttggggagcagtgggctgccactgtgcggcgcctggggagcaattgggggttaagggtcttgctcagggacccagaatggcagcttgtgggagttgaactcagaacctctgggaccgaagctctgtgctctaaccactaggccgtTATATCTTCAAAATACAGACAAAGGACAAAATACAGACAAAAGGACAAGActaggaaacaaacaaaaaataaataaaaaccgaGTACACTATCttagaaataaattataaaaaaaaaaacaacactctaATGAGCTGCTCATCAGAAGATCAAACGTTTGAGACCACATCtttaaaagctaaaaagctGAACATAATAATGGCTTttgtgcttttatgtcaagGGTTCCAAGATATTTTCCAATTGTAAGCTTTCCAAAACTTAAATTTCAAAAGATCTTCCATACATTTGAGGTCAGAAGACAACAAAGTTAAGTTTTAATATCTGCTTGTCGCATAAATCTTAAATGAGCATTGCGTAAGTTTGAGAATTTTTGCaaacgtctgccccctctggcgacaagttgaaatgacaccagtcttgagcatgggagaagaggaaaagcaaagTCTTTTGTTCAGAgacgtaatgtcttctgaggtaagaaagttataaatattaaagttagaaGTCTTCTCTCGCTAATGCCTCAAGTAtggcggagactcaacaaagtagccagatGAAAAAGAGCATGCAGGGCGTCACAGGCAAAGGGCACTTGATCATttacttctttgttttttccaaagttAAACCAGCTCTGCTTTAAAATCTATAAAACTTAGATTAGTCAAATTGGAATGAATGTTCCTACACCAAATACAGAtttgttaaagcagaaataaataagaagtTTAAGCACCTGATGCCTCAACCAGTTCCAGTTTACAAACAGCTCATTGGTCCAGTCTGTGTGGATGTTTGAAATCTCGTCAAaattgatcatttaaaaaaaaatgtagcggGTTCTTTTACCCGGTATGGATCAATCAAGTTTGACAGAACAAGTCTGGGTCAGACTTGCTCTTAATTCAGGATTTCAGATAAAGGTTACACATTCAATAGAAGTCTATAGAAGAACTTTTTCAGATGTATAAAATAAGCAGTCGGGATTATTTCTTGATAATTGGATGTAAAGACctgtaaaataatataacaCAACATCTGGTAAGAAACCCATCTTACTCAGGGCTTCTCTCactcaataaatgtattttgccTATTATTTTCTGTCcaaatgcaataaaacatgAACTTATAAGGCGTTATaaggaaacaggaagaaaactgTCCAAGAGTTTTGCTTTCTATCCAACAGTTAAATCCACTTAATGCCAAAACGTGACTAAACCTCGTTTTACTGTTATTGTGAAAGAAATTGTGGACAGCCCACCTGTAGGGTGAGATGCGACTGCCAGATGTCAAGCGTTGGACCGGGTATCCCAAGTCACGCAGGAGAACGGGACGCTGGATGGTGAGGAGGAGTTCAACCAGGAGCTCTGGGTTGTCATCGGACAGGAGGTCCTCGTCCATGAGTAAGGAGAAGAGGTCGCTGCACGAGTCCACGGAGTTCGGGTTTTTGCCCAGGAGGTCAGTACACAGGAAGGCTAGCGCTTGTACCTCATCGTCGGACAACGATTTACCCACGCCGAGGAGCAACTTTTGGAAATCCATTACCTGTAAATTAAAAGCACAAGAAACTGTTTTTAGATGTCATGTTATTACAGCACCTAGTCCTCACCTCTTACTGGCTCGTTATCACAAACACCagagaggttgtttttttttttggcaccaTTCAGAGTTGCTCCTTGATCCAATCACACTTAAGCTTAAGGTCACAGACTCATGTTTGGTCAATCTCCTGCTGCTACAGGCGAGAGTTCATGGTCCCACCATTTAAAACAAGCCAGCCAAGTGTTGAAAAAGCAAAGCAGACGCAGACCTTTCCAGTTCCACCGCCATATTTGATCGTCtgtatgatgcattttttttttgtgtttttttttttaaatgtcattagTTTCACAACAGATGTAACAGGATGCACACCTTACTAAAAGTAGCACTTATGAGTACGGCTCAAAAAACTGAGTATTgtgaaaaaatgtatatatatatatttttcattatttagttCAATAAGCAAAACTtatattaaacaaattaattacaTGGAAAATTCTTGTAATTGAAAACCACGAGAAACCAAAATTTATTGtctcagaaaactaaaaaactgtggaaaaagttGAAGCATAGTATAAAGTTGAGTTGAAGTAAAAAGTGTTGCGGGAAAAAGCTTTATGAGGATTGTGCCGTAAAGCCTGTTCAAGAATTTGGCGAAGCTTAACAAGCAGTGGACGGAGAATGGAGTCTGCGCATCAAGACCCGCTATGTGTAGGCGAAATCTTCGCTAAGGagaatataaaattttataaaatattgtATAAAATCCCTACTAAAAGTGTAcacatgacaaaaataaataaaaagaaaatattctgatttaaatAACCATGCACGCTTGCACCAGATGCAATTTTCCTTTACAGATCACAGCTGCACCTAAGCTTAAACGTCTGGGTACCAGGTTCcacctcatgttctgccctctgcAGCCCCAGGTTCAACCCTAATATGTATTTAATCAATGTTACTTCATGGTTACCAATGCCAACCATGgagaaaagaggaaataaactGAATGAGATTTCGGGGAAAGGCCTTAATAAATGCGTACATATGGtgtccacattaaaataacCTGTTAAAAAGTGCTGTCTTAAACATCTGATGACATTTCAACATGTG
This genomic interval carries:
- the casp10 gene encoding caspase-8 isoform X2; protein product: MDFQKLLLGVGKSLSDDEVQALAFLCTDLLGKNPNSVDSCSDLFSLLMDEDLLSDDNPELLVELLLTIQRPVLLRDLGYPVQRLTSGSRISPYRKLLYELSENITVDELKQMKFLLKDIPRRKLEEKNALGVFLEMERMDFINENNLDCLEGIFNSVCRVLNEKIRRYKAEMHHRPRSSSLPSESNQIPTPFNRTGSFKYPAPQPPVASMNSCNITYDVSSAGNIPTAVTPQQGIEEKKASLESLSPLEIQPSESQNNVEDLDEYPMTRAKRGICVIVNNNDFSESRIPLKERVGTMIDEKALEKVFKWLGFDVKTYRDYEASKIQALFEHVAKMDHSQNDCLVCCVLSHGMEGGVYGVDGNTVLIKELMRPFTGQTCLSLVKKPKLFFIQACQGKNEQRPIQTDGPGDKTSNVCCDAKVYRESIPCAADFVVGMATLPDYVSYRERSNGTWYIQSLCQNLAKFVPRRMDLLSILTKVNDDVSKRTDDTKLKKQMPLPSFSLRKRMVFPVPEESPPIFK
- the casp10 gene encoding caspase-8 isoform X1, with translation MVMDFQKLLLGVGKSLSDDEVQALAFLCTDLLGKNPNSVDSCSDLFSLLMDEDLLSDDNPELLVELLLTIQRPVLLRDLGYPVQRLTSGSRISPYRKLLYELSENITVDELKQMKFLLKDIPRRKLEEKNALGVFLEMERMDFINENNLDCLEGIFNSVCRVLNEKIRRYKAEMHHRPRSSSLPSESNQIPTPFNRTGSFKYPAPQPPVASMNSCNITYDVSSAGNIPTAVTPQQGIEEKKASLESLSPLEIQPSESQNNVEDLDEYPMTRAKRGICVIVNNNDFSESRIPLKERVGTMIDEKALEKVFKWLGFDVKTYRDYEASKIQALFEHVAKMDHSQNDCLVCCVLSHGMEGGVYGVDGNTVLIKELMRPFTGQTCLSLVKKPKLFFIQACQGKNEQRPIQTDGPGDKTSNVCCDAKVYRESIPCAADFVVGMATLPDYVSYRERSNGTWYIQSLCQNLAKFVPRRMDLLSILTKVNDDVSKRTDDTKLKKQMPLPSFSLRKRMVFPVPEESPPIFK